The Verrucomicrobiales bacterium genomic sequence CCAGCTCGAGAATCTGGTTCAAGAAGAGCGAGGGCTGTTGCAGCAGAAGGAGGAGTGCGTTCAGAAGCGGCTCGAGTTGGACCAGCTTCGCAGCCAGGTAGAGGCGATTCAGCGGGAGCGTCAACAGCGGCTGCTCGCGACCGCCCGCCTGACCGAGTCCGAGGCGCGTGCGTTGGTGCTTAAGGAGATTGAGCAGGCTGCCTTGCAGGAGGCGAGCGATCTTAGCCGACGTCTCATGGACGAAGCCAAGACCCGAGCTGAGGAGAAAGCGCGCCGGATTATCTCGGTGGCCATCCATCGTTATGCCGGAGTTCATTCGTTCGAGTCTTCCAGCTCCACCGTCAACCTGCCGAGCGAGGATCTGAAAGGGCGCATCATCGGCCGGGAAGGACGGAATATCAGGGCGTTCGAAAATGCCACGGGAGTGACGGTTCTGATCGACGACACCCCCAACGCAGTGGTCTTGTCGGGCTTCGATCCGGTCCGACGTGAGGTAGCGCGGGAGTCGATGTCGCGGCTGTTGTTGGATGGCCGCATTCACCCCACACGCATCGAAGAAGTTGTTCAGCAGGTTTCCGACGAGATGGACGAGGCCATTCAGAAGGCCGGCGAGGAAGCCGTTCAGCGCGTGGGTCTCTCAGCGGTGCACCCGGAGGTGGTTCGAGTGCTGGGGAAGTTGCGTTTCCGCCACAGCTTTTCTCAGAACGTCCTCGAGCACTGCATCGAGGTGGCGCATCTGATCGGCTTGATGGCCGCCGAGTTGGGTTTGGATATTCCGACGGCCAAACGATGCGGACTGTTCCACGACATCGGGAAGGCGCTGGATCAGGAGATGGAGGGTCCTCACGCGATCGTCGGAGCCGAATTTCTGCGCCGCTTCGGCGAGAGCCCCATGATCATCAACGCCGTGGCGTCCCATCATGACGAGGTTGCCCCTGAGGGACCTCTGGGAATTCTGGTGAGCGCGGCCGATGCGATGAGTGCCTCTCGGCCGGGGGCTCGATCGGAGACTCTCACGACTTACATTCGCCGGGTGGAAGATCTCGAGCGAATCGGCTTGTCCTTTAAGGGCGTCGAGAAAGCCTTCGCGGTGCAGGCGGGACGCGAGCTGCGAATCATGGTTCAACCGCAGGCCGTCAGTGATGAAGAGGCGTATCAGCTAGCCCGGCAGATCTCCCGGAAGATCGAGGAGGAATTGCAATATCCCGGGCAAATCCGGGTGACGGTCCTGCGTGAAACCCGCTGCATCGAGTTCGCGAAATAGCCCTGACTATTCCAGTCCGGAGGCTTGGCGCGCTCTCTTCAGCACAGTGGCCGCAACCGCGCGGGCGTGGGTTGCTCCCTCCTGCAGGACCTGATGCACATAATCCAAATTGTTGGCCAGTTCCGCGCGTTTGGTCCGCGCCGACGCGAAGTAGTTCCAATAGTGTTCGAACAGAGCCTTCTTGAGGTCCCCATAGCCAAACCCGCCGGCACGCAGTCGATCCTCGTATCCGCTCGCGACATCGGCTGGGGCGACCAGCTTGAGAAGCTGGATGGCTAGGTTTTTATCGGCATCGGGTTTGGGTTCGTCCGGAGTGCGGCTGTCCATGACGATGCCCATGATCTTCTTCCGGATCGCTTTCTCCTCCGCAAAAATCTCGATGGTGTTGCCGTAGCTCTTGCTCATCTTCTGCCCATCGGTCCCCGGCACCACCGCAACTTCATCCCGGATTTGTGGTTCGGGAACCACAAACGTCTGGCCGTATTGTTCGTTGAATTTGATCGCGATGTCGCGGGTGACCTCGACGTGCTGCTTTTGGTCCCGGCCTACGGGCACGATGTTGGAGTCGAAAATGAGGATGTCCGCCGCCATCAGCACGGGGTAAGCGAAGAGCCCATGGTTGGCGCTGATGCCCCGGGCTGTTTTGTCCTTGTAGCTATGACAGCGCTCCAGCAGACCCATGGGGGTGAGCGTGGTCAGCAGCCAGGACAGTTCGACCACCTCGGGTAGGTCGGACTGTTTCCAGAAGATGGATTTCTTGGGATCCAGCCCGCAGGCCAGAAAATCCAGGGCGACATCGAGGGTGTTTTTTCGTCGCT encodes the following:
- the rny gene encoding ribonuclease Y, with the translated sequence MIWLSNIYVQVIGLFGAGVAMGYWLVRWKERNLFEVRRLEAQAQKDNAARQAENLMREAQIRASEEGLKHRQELERSFDARQAQLVAVETRLAERESLINRQLENLVQEERGLLQQKEECVQKRLELDQLRSQVEAIQRERQQRLLATARLTESEARALVLKEIEQAALQEASDLSRRLMDEAKTRAEEKARRIISVAIHRYAGVHSFESSSSTVNLPSEDLKGRIIGREGRNIRAFENATGVTVLIDDTPNAVVLSGFDPVRREVARESMSRLLLDGRIHPTRIEEVVQQVSDEMDEAIQKAGEEAVQRVGLSAVHPEVVRVLGKLRFRHSFSQNVLEHCIEVAHLIGLMAAELGLDIPTAKRCGLFHDIGKALDQEMEGPHAIVGAEFLRRFGESPMIINAVASHHDEVAPEGPLGILVSAADAMSASRPGARSETLTTYIRRVEDLERIGLSFKGVEKAFAVQAGRELRIMVQPQAVSDEEAYQLARQISRKIEEELQYPGQIRVTVLRETRCIEFAK
- the trpS gene encoding tryptophan--tRNA ligase; translation: MRILSGIQPSGALHLGNYFGMMRPSIELQEKGDAFYFIADYHSMTSLFDAAQRRKNTLDVALDFLACGLDPKKSIFWKQSDLPEVVELSWLLTTLTPMGLLERCHSYKDKTARGISANHGLFAYPVLMAADILIFDSNIVPVGRDQKQHVEVTRDIAIKFNEQYGQTFVVPEPQIRDEVAVVPGTDGQKMSKSYGNTIEIFAEEKAIRKKIMGIVMDSRTPDEPKPDADKNLAIQLLKLVAPADVASGYEDRLRAGGFGYGDLKKALFEHYWNYFASARTKRAELANNLDYVHQVLQEGATHARAVAATVLKRARQASGLE